Within the Corynebacterium sp. sy039 genome, the region GAATCCCGCATTCAGTAGGGTGGGGACAACGCAGCAGCCAGGTGTCTATTCTCTCACGGTGCATCATTTCTTATCCGGGAAACTGTGCTATATAGAAATAGATAATCCTATTACCCTTGAAATATCCATCCCCGGTTTGATTGAGCACAGTAATTTTTTCTTGTCTGCCACTTCAGCGGGAACCTTGGTAAAGCATAGTGTCCAGCAGAAAGGACGCCTTGCTTCTATTATCGGTCAGCGTGAGGCTAGTTTGGTACCAGCAAAGCGGCTGAATAGGCTTGAACTATTCCTAACCCAAGCAGCATAAGGCAGAAAGTGAAAGTAGATTGTCTTCAGAATTACCATCCCAAACAGCTCAATCCCTCGCTGAATACCCACAAGAGTTTCGTTATGTAATCCTTGCCCTCCAACGCCAAGGAAATCGCCAGTTGAATAAGGTCTTTTCTGAACTAAAACTTACAAACTCCCAGGCAGAAGCGATTGAGGTGGTGGGTGCACTCGGTCCACTAACCACTAAAGAAGTAGGGCAGAATCTCATTTGTGAAACTGGCAGCCCTAGTAGACTTCTGAGCACTCTGGCGCATAAGGGGTTAACCGTAACCTCACAGCCTGCACAGGATAAAAGAGCAACACTGCACGCCTTATCACCTGAAGGGCGTCGGGTGCTGAAGAAAATCCTGCAGCAGCGTACTAGCTTTGAGAACAATCTCGCTGACGCATTAGCCACAGCTGCAAAGGCTCACCCTGGGGATACCCTAAAACAATTGGTGAGCCTTCTGACAGA harbors:
- a CDS encoding MarR family winged helix-turn-helix transcriptional regulator, whose protein sequence is MSSELPSQTAQSLAEYPQEFRYVILALQRQGNRQLNKVFSELKLTNSQAEAIEVVGALGPLTTKEVGQNLICETGSPSRLLSTLAHKGLTVTSQPAQDKRATLHALSPEGRRVLKKILQQRTSFENNLADALATAAKAHPGDTLKQLVSLLTEPELKGAVSRRFPHLFT